In Salmonella enterica subsp. enterica serovar Typhimurium str. LT2, a single window of DNA contains:
- the creA gene encoding putative periplasmic protein (similar to E. coli orf, hypothetical protein (AAC77350.1); Blastp hit to AAC77350.1 (157 aa), 89% identity in aa 1 - 157) translates to MKYKSLVLFSILLLLGQSARAEQIGSVDTVFKMFGPDHKIVVEAFDDPDVKNVTCYVSRAKTGGIKGGLGLAEDTSDAAISCQQVGPIELSDKIKNGKAQGEVVFKKRTSLIFKSLQVVRFYDEKRNTLAYLAYSDKVVDGSPKNAISAVPVMPWRQ, encoded by the coding sequence ATGAAATACAAGAGCTTAGTACTTTTCTCAATTTTGTTGCTGCTGGGGCAGAGCGCCCGCGCGGAACAAATTGGTTCAGTCGATACGGTATTTAAAATGTTCGGTCCTGACCATAAAATCGTGGTGGAAGCTTTTGACGATCCTGATGTCAAAAACGTGACGTGCTATGTTAGCCGGGCGAAAACGGGCGGCATAAAAGGCGGATTGGGGCTGGCGGAAGATACGTCTGACGCCGCTATCTCTTGCCAGCAGGTCGGGCCTATTGAACTGAGCGACAAAATTAAGAACGGCAAGGCGCAGGGAGAGGTGGTGTTCAAAAAACGCACCTCATTGATATTTAAGTCATTGCAGGTCGTGCGTTTCTATGATGAGAAACGCAACACGCTGGCGTATCTGGCCTACTCCGACAAAGTAGTCGACGGGTCGCCGAAGAACGCCATCAGCGCGGTGCCGGTCATGCCGTGGCGACAATAA
- the sthE gene encoding putative major fimbrial subunit, which translates to MRRLYLALILLFAYSGHSYASCKRSGNEGAITITPPSQLVVDSHAYTAGEVLWQSGWVSTSEVTMDGCSRDYKVGFLYEPGSAQSNTSATINANDGNNTPVFSTGISGVGVAIKTQTNAGPYDNVMPIDNTYHNGDGNKTHHAMAPAYNVELVALGGPITSGTATFQSPLARVSFRDSATEDSGGDILTHLYLGNTQLIMKAMGCRVETPAITVDLGSVNLGSFANSQTAGTGEQDILLTCEQGTAISASLSAQPASGNNPDNSVIQLSNASAPTSATGVGVQLGIQAPDAGFFTGSLPINQKIDLFTHTITTNADGSQTVNGGTMNMSTTLKISARYYKTAATVTAGQANATATLNLTYN; encoded by the coding sequence ATGAGAAGGTTATATCTGGCGCTTATTCTGCTGTTCGCGTATTCCGGTCATAGTTACGCCTCCTGTAAACGTTCCGGTAATGAAGGCGCGATCACTATCACCCCGCCGTCGCAGCTTGTGGTGGATAGCCACGCCTATACCGCAGGCGAGGTGTTGTGGCAATCGGGCTGGGTTTCCACCTCCGAAGTCACAATGGATGGCTGTAGTCGCGATTATAAGGTCGGTTTTTTATATGAACCCGGTAGCGCGCAGTCAAATACATCAGCGACAATCAATGCGAATGACGGGAACAACACGCCGGTATTTAGCACCGGGATTTCCGGCGTGGGCGTTGCGATTAAAACCCAAACGAATGCTGGCCCTTACGATAATGTCATGCCAATCGATAATACCTACCATAATGGCGATGGCAATAAAACACACCATGCGATGGCTCCCGCCTACAATGTTGAACTGGTCGCCTTAGGCGGTCCGATCACCTCCGGTACCGCGACATTCCAAAGCCCACTGGCGCGCGTATCTTTTCGCGATAGCGCAACGGAAGACTCCGGCGGCGATATCCTGACCCATCTGTATTTGGGGAATACGCAATTGATTATGAAAGCGATGGGATGTCGGGTAGAAACACCTGCCATCACCGTGGATTTAGGCAGCGTCAATTTAGGCAGTTTCGCTAACAGTCAAACCGCGGGCACAGGCGAGCAGGATATCCTATTGACCTGCGAACAAGGCACCGCTATTTCCGCATCGTTAAGCGCCCAACCGGCCAGCGGAAATAACCCTGATAATTCAGTCATCCAGTTGAGCAATGCGAGCGCGCCAACCAGCGCAACCGGCGTTGGCGTACAGTTGGGTATTCAGGCGCCGGACGCCGGTTTCTTTACCGGCAGTTTGCCAATCAATCAAAAAATTGATCTCTTTACTCACACGATTACCACCAATGCCGATGGCAGCCAGACGGTTAACGGCGGAACCATGAATATGTCGACCACCCTGAAAATTAGCGCGCGCTACTATAAAACCGCCGCCACGGTAACGGCCGGGCAAGCGAATGCCACGGCAACATTAAACCTGACCTATAACTAA
- the creC gene encoding sensory kinase (alternative) in two-component regulatory system with CreB (or alternatively PhoB) (senses catabolite repression; similar to E. coli catabolite repression sensor kinase for PhoB; alternative sensor for pho regulon (AAC77352.1); Blastp hit to AAC77352.1 (474 aa), 80% identity in aa 1 - 474) translates to MRIGMRLLLGYFLIVAVAAVFVLSIFVQEIKPGVRRATEGTLIDTATLLAALARDDLLSGNPTDGQLAKAFAQLQHRPFRANISGIVKVRNEYHIYMTDAQGKVLFDSENKAVGQDYSRWNDVWLTLRGQYGARSTAKDAADPNSTVMYVAAPIISDGRIIGVLTVGKPNAAMAPVIKRSERRILWASAVLLGIALAIGAGMVWWINRSIARLTRYADSVTENRPLALPALGSSELRKLAQALESMRIKLEGKNEIEQYVYALTHELKSPLAAIRGAAEILREGPPADVVTRFTENILAQNTRMQALVETLLRQARLENRQDIPLAPVAVDELFTQLSEARSIQLAAKKITLTLRPSSLVVVADAELLAQALGNVLDNAIDFTPENGVITLSAQPMGEKAILQVTDSGCGIPDFALPRIFDRFYSLPRENGRKSSGLGLAFVSEAARLLNGEVTLCNRPEGGVLASLTLHRHFT, encoded by the coding sequence ATGCGCATCGGAATGCGTTTGCTGCTGGGCTACTTTCTTATTGTCGCCGTCGCCGCCGTGTTTGTGCTGTCTATCTTCGTTCAGGAGATAAAGCCGGGCGTCCGCCGCGCGACGGAAGGGACGCTGATTGACACCGCAACGCTGCTGGCGGCGCTGGCCCGCGACGATCTCCTTTCCGGCAACCCGACTGACGGCCAGTTGGCGAAGGCATTCGCCCAACTGCAACATCGCCCGTTTCGCGCCAATATCAGCGGGATCGTCAAAGTGCGCAATGAATACCATATCTACATGACGGATGCGCAGGGGAAGGTGTTGTTTGATTCGGAAAACAAAGCGGTGGGGCAGGATTATTCTCGCTGGAATGACGTCTGGCTTACGCTGCGCGGACAGTATGGCGCCCGCAGCACGGCAAAAGATGCTGCCGATCCCAATAGCACCGTGATGTACGTAGCCGCGCCGATAATCAGCGATGGACGGATTATCGGCGTCCTGACTGTCGGCAAACCGAATGCGGCAATGGCGCCGGTGATTAAGCGCAGCGAACGGCGCATTCTGTGGGCCAGCGCCGTTTTACTGGGAATTGCGCTGGCGATTGGCGCGGGGATGGTCTGGTGGATTAACCGCTCCATCGCCCGGTTGACGCGCTATGCGGATTCCGTCACCGAAAACCGCCCGCTTGCGTTACCTGCATTAGGCAGCAGCGAGCTGCGTAAACTGGCGCAGGCGCTGGAGAGTATGCGCATTAAGCTGGAAGGCAAGAATGAGATTGAGCAGTATGTGTATGCGTTGACTCATGAGCTGAAAAGTCCGCTGGCGGCGATACGCGGCGCGGCGGAGATTCTGCGTGAAGGACCGCCCGCGGATGTGGTTACCCGCTTTACAGAGAATATACTGGCGCAAAATACGCGAATGCAGGCGCTGGTAGAAACCCTGCTGCGCCAGGCGCGGCTGGAAAACCGACAGGATATCCCTCTCGCGCCGGTTGCTGTTGATGAGCTATTTACGCAGCTTAGCGAGGCGCGCAGTATTCAGTTGGCGGCAAAAAAGATCACGCTTACTCTACGGCCTTCCTCGCTGGTTGTCGTCGCCGACGCGGAGCTTCTGGCGCAGGCGTTGGGCAATGTGTTGGACAATGCCATCGACTTTACGCCTGAAAATGGCGTTATCACATTAAGCGCTCAGCCGATGGGGGAGAAAGCGATCCTGCAGGTGACGGATTCCGGCTGTGGTATTCCTGATTTTGCGCTGCCGCGCATTTTCGACCGATTCTATTCGTTGCCCCGTGAAAACGGGCGTAAAAGCAGCGGGCTTGGGCTGGCGTTTGTCAGCGAGGCGGCGCGGCTCCTCAACGGTGAGGTGACGTTGTGCAATCGTCCCGAAGGCGGCGTGCTGGCCTCGTTGACACTTCACCGTCACTTCACATAA
- the creB gene encoding response regulator in two-component regulatory system with CreC (OmpR family; similar to E. coli catabolic regulation response regulator (AAC77351.1); Blastp hit to AAC77351.1 (229 aa), 83% identity in aa 1 - 229) translates to MQQPQVWLVEDEQGIADTLIYTLQLEGFTVELFARGLPALEKARQQRPDAVILDVGLPDISGFELCRQLLERHPALPILFLTARSDEVDRLLGLEIGADDYVAKPFSPREVSARVRTLLRRVKKFAAPSPVVRTGHFELNEPAAQIAWFGTPLSLTRYEFLLLKTLLLSPERVYSRQQLMDIVWSDAQETFDRTVDTHIKTLRAKLRAINPELSPINTHRGMGYSLRSV, encoded by the coding sequence ATGCAGCAACCGCAGGTCTGGTTAGTCGAGGATGAACAGGGAATCGCCGATACGCTCATCTACACCCTGCAACTGGAAGGGTTTACCGTTGAGCTATTCGCTCGCGGGCTGCCCGCGCTGGAAAAAGCGCGTCAGCAACGGCCGGATGCGGTGATTCTCGATGTGGGACTACCGGATATCAGCGGCTTTGAGCTGTGTCGGCAGTTGCTGGAACGCCATCCTGCGCTGCCGATTCTTTTCCTGACTGCCCGTAGCGATGAAGTGGATCGATTGCTTGGTCTGGAGATTGGCGCAGATGATTATGTCGCCAAGCCGTTCTCGCCGCGCGAAGTGAGCGCCCGCGTGCGCACGCTGCTGCGCCGGGTGAAAAAGTTTGCTGCGCCGTCGCCGGTGGTGCGTACCGGACATTTTGAACTCAATGAACCGGCGGCGCAGATCGCCTGGTTTGGTACGCCGCTCTCGCTGACGCGTTATGAGTTTCTGCTCCTTAAAACCCTGCTGCTGTCGCCGGAGCGCGTGTACTCGCGCCAGCAATTGATGGATATTGTCTGGTCTGATGCCCAGGAGACCTTCGATCGGACGGTCGATACACACATCAAAACCCTGCGCGCTAAACTACGCGCGATCAATCCGGAGCTCTCGCCAATTAACACGCATCGTGGAATGGGATACAGCCTGAGGAGCGTCTGA
- the creD gene encoding tolerance to colicin E2 protein (similar to E. coli tolerance to colicin E2 (AAC77353.1); Blastp hit to AAC77353.1 (450 aa), 73% identity in aa 1 - 450), producing the protein MLKSPLLWKMITLGGAMILLLIPLMMVRHTIVERADYRSHVEAAIRQSTSGPQKVVGPLVAIPVTELYTVLEEEKEVQYKRSYLYFWLPESLLVEGNQNVEARKIGIYQGQVWHTDMAIKAEFDVARLHELNRPNITLGKPFIVVGVGDARGISAVKAPQVNGETLTVEPGTGLPESREGIHIPLPDSQWATRNLTLDMSLNLSGTGSFSLVPVGRSSEMTLASNWPHPNFVGDFLPGKREISGSGFQAQWQTSRFATNLGEQFADAQKVDWDNLPAFSVAVSTPADQYQLTDRATKYAILLITLTFMAFFVFETLTGQRLHPMQYLLVGLSLVMFYLLLLALSEHIGFTPAWIAASLVGALMNSVYLQAVLKGWRNSVLFTLALLALDGVMWGLLRSEDSSLLLGTGVLLLALGGVMFLTRHLDWYSLSCQQRKSLPPVKDDELRLWK; encoded by the coding sequence ATGTTGAAATCCCCCCTGTTGTGGAAAATGATTACGTTAGGCGGCGCCATGATCCTGCTGTTAATTCCCCTGATGATGGTACGGCACACCATCGTGGAGCGTGCTGATTATCGAAGCCATGTAGAAGCCGCTATTCGTCAGAGTACCAGCGGCCCACAAAAGGTTGTCGGCCCGCTGGTGGCGATTCCGGTGACAGAGCTCTATACCGTGCTGGAAGAGGAGAAAGAGGTCCAGTATAAGCGCAGCTATCTCTATTTTTGGCTGCCGGAGTCGCTATTGGTTGAAGGCAATCAAAACGTTGAAGCGCGAAAAATAGGTATTTATCAGGGGCAGGTGTGGCATACCGATATGGCGATAAAGGCGGAGTTTGATGTGGCCCGTCTGCATGAGCTGAACAGACCGAACATTACCCTTGGAAAGCCCTTTATCGTCGTGGGCGTCGGCGATGCGCGCGGTATCAGCGCAGTAAAAGCGCCGCAGGTGAATGGTGAAACGCTCACTGTAGAGCCGGGGACCGGCTTACCGGAAAGTAGAGAGGGCATTCATATCCCGCTGCCGGACAGTCAGTGGGCGACGCGCAACCTGACGTTGGATATGTCGCTAAATTTAAGCGGAACCGGCAGCTTTTCACTGGTTCCCGTCGGGCGTAGCAGTGAAATGACCCTGGCCAGTAACTGGCCGCACCCAAATTTTGTGGGGGATTTTCTTCCCGGTAAACGCGAAATCAGCGGTTCAGGATTTCAGGCCCAGTGGCAAACCAGCCGGTTTGCCACGAATCTCGGCGAACAGTTTGCTGATGCGCAAAAGGTGGATTGGGACAACTTACCGGCGTTTAGCGTCGCTGTATCGACGCCAGCCGATCAGTATCAACTGACGGACAGAGCGACGAAATATGCCATTTTGTTGATTACGCTAACGTTTATGGCGTTCTTTGTCTTCGAAACCCTGACGGGGCAGCGGTTACACCCGATGCAGTATCTGCTGGTGGGGTTATCGCTGGTGATGTTCTACCTGCTGTTGCTGGCACTGTCGGAACATATCGGTTTCACGCCAGCCTGGATCGCCGCAAGCCTGGTGGGCGCGTTGATGAATAGCGTTTATTTGCAGGCGGTGCTGAAAGGATGGCGCAATAGCGTGCTGTTTACGTTAGCGTTATTGGCGCTGGATGGCGTGATGTGGGGATTGCTGCGTTCGGAAGATAGCTCGTTGCTTCTGGGTACCGGCGTTCTGCTACTGGCGCTTGGCGGCGTGATGTTCCTGACGCGCCATCTGGACTGGTATTCGCTCTCTTGTCAGCAACGTAAGTCATTACCGCCAGTAAAAGATGACGAATTACGTTTGTGGAAATAA